Within Cottoperca gobio unplaced genomic scaffold, fCotGob3.1 fCotGob3_200arrow_ctg1, whole genome shotgun sequence, the genomic segment ctactactactactactactaatactactgttactactgctgctactactattcctgctactactactattactacgaCTGTTACTACTGCTgatactagtactactactgctacaactactactattaccattactactactgatactactactattactactgttattactactgccactactactattactactactgctactattactgttactactactgctactactactactactactacattttctactattactgctactactactgctgctactactattactactactactactactgttactactactgctactactactgttactactactgctaatactactactactactactactactactactactactactactactactactactactgctgctactgttactactgctgctttgttcatattttgctgtgacactgCTTATAATCTGCTTCCTCGCCGGGGAGTATTTGTGactttttgtttcctgtgttaGTATCAAGAGCATTGAGATGTACTTTCTCTTTGTTCCTCCTGCAGACATGAACGAGCACAGCTCTCGCAGTCACAGTATTTTTCAGATCAACATCAAGCAGGAGAACGTGGAGACAGAGCTAAAACTGTCTGGGAAACTTTACCTGGTCGACCTGGCAGGCAGCGAGAAGGTCACACTGCTCCACCATCAACACAGCATCCAATACATTTAGAATAGAAACTAGCATCAACACAGCATCCACTTTTATCACATTATTTCATCATTCAGCTGTTTATAATATTTTCTGAATCACTTTTTGTTCAGGTGAGTAAAACGGGGGCAGAAGGTGCCGTGTTGGACGAAGCCAAGAACATCAACAAGTCTCTTTCTGCTCTCGGGAACGTGATCGCTGCTCTGAGTGAAGGAACAGTGAGTCTCACTAACATTATGTTGTCTGACGTAAACCTGAAGTATTCATAATACTCACAAACTAAACTTCATAAAATCACATAGTCTCTTCTCAGCCTCCTGTGAAGCTTCATAATATTATAAGTTATAAGATGTATAACTATTATGTTTCTGAGTACGTATCTcattcctattattattattattattgtagaaAACCCACGTCCCATACAGAGACAGTAAGATGACTCGGATCCTGCAGGATTCTCTGGGAGGAAACTGTCgaaccaccatcatcatctgcTGCTCACCTTCAGTGTACAACGAGGCTGAAACCAAGTCCACCCTCATGTTCGGACAGAGGTACAGGAACACACCTTAGTTACTCACAAATTAAAGGGATAGAGCTCTACAGTCAAAGTATTACTACAGTATGAAGTACTTCTATGAAGtagagaggaagtgaaggaggagagaggtgtaagtcccccagcagtctaagcctataacTAGCATAACTAGGTGCTGGTCCAAGGGAAgactgagccagccctaactataagctttatcagagaggaaagtctttagtctgctcttaaatgtggagagggtgtctgcctccagaacaaactgggagctggttccacaggaaagcagcttgatagctgaattggctcccattgtacttttggagactctaggaaccatgAGGAACAATGCATTCTGGGTGTGCAaaatctcatagtaccttataacccaactagttataaggtactatgagatttTTAAGAtaagctggagcctgaccattaatggctttgtaggtcaggagaaggattttaaattatattctgtattttaccaggagccagttcAGAgaagctaatacaggagtaatatgatcctgtttcctagttcttgtcaatacacgtgccgctgcattttggatcaactgaagagtcttaagggatTTTTTGGTTCAGCCtagctttctttgttttattatcttcttttttattccagTGTCATTGGCAGTGAGCCTGCaacactatcaacaagatgatcaatttgggagggactaaagttagaaTAGGAGTCCTCCATTATGTTGAGACACAGTTAGATTGAATTAAGTGCAGagggaatcacttccttaaatttagctACGACACCATCAGATAGATGTTGTAGGAATTGTTTCCTaatggcttgtagtccagtaacaggacttcaaataaatgttcaatttcaaTACCATCTACCAGAACAAAGTGGATGTAGTTGTTAAAACTGTGAGTTGAGCTATGTACATTCAGACTGAACCCAATCTAATCTAATActtgcattacattaaattacattacagttcatttagctgacgcttttgtccaaagcgacttacaataagtgcaaacaatcatgaggatacaaatccaaacagcaagaatcttgattagcttcaaataggtacaatccaaaagtgcagaacaatagcttaaaataagccaaacaaaagtgcaacatacagaaacaatagcaACAATAGAAACAACAATAGAAACAATAACAATCCAAATTCAACTATTCTAAACTAAAATATCTACATATAGctacaaataaaccaaaccaatgtaagtgcaacatacaaacatatcattatttttcatcaaTTCATGATTTCATCATTGGGGAgttcgttccaccattttggagccaggatagcaaacagatTTTATTTGAGGAGAATCTGGGTCCCGGCAAAAACTGTTATTTTACCTCGTAGAACACAGAAGCTGCTGGTCTCCAGCTGCCTCTATCGCTTAGTTTTTTTGAGTTAGTGTGGGAACTAACAAACTAATCGACTAACTGACAGTTAGTTGACAGTTAATAATCACTCTTCATATCTCACAACACCTCATAACGCCATAAGTCCATCCATCACCTGTTGTCTGTCAGAACGCACAAAGGTCTCtgagtgcttgtgtgtttttgtgtttcagagCTAAAACCATAAAGAACACCGTGTCTGTGAACCTGGAGCTGACTGctgaggagtggaagaagaagtacgagaaggagaaagagaagagcagGAGTCTGAACATCATGATACAGAAACTGGAGAACGAGCTGAAACGCTGGAGGAAAGGTAAACGATAGAAAACCATCCACCATGGATGTGGAAAGCTTGCATGTGTTTCATTGTCCAAAGCAGCACTTTGCTGGACGATGAGTCTTACAGCCTGGTAACACCTAGAGAGTCAGAGCCTGAAGATTGGAGGTTCAGAGTTAGGATGGTTCTGAAAGGTCCAATTCCCAGAGTTGGGAAATCGATGTCAGGCGACATTCACATAAAGCTTTTTAACTTCTCCAGGTGAGTCTGTACCTGTAGGGGAGCAGctgagcagcagaaacacaaaaagtAGCAGTGAGACGACAGCAGTGATTGACAGCTTGGCCCCGCCCCCTGTCCCTCTGTCAGACGAACAGAAGACGCAGTACGAGACACTCATCACCGACCTGTACCAGCAGCTAGATGACAAGGTGAGTCTTACCTGTACCAGCAGCTGTATTATAAAGTGAGTTTTACCTGTACTAGAAGCTGGATTATAAAGTGAGTTTTGCTCATTATGCTGACTCATGTTTAGGATGATGAGATCAACCATCACAGTCAGACGGCGGAGAAACTCAAACAGCAGCTGATTGATCAGGACGAGGTGAGTCTCACCTGAGCGCTACAACCTCTGCTGTATTAACCTCTATCGTACTGCGTATCTAACCATCTATCGATTTAACCATCATCCCTCCACCTCTccatcatccattcatccagCTGTTGTTGTCGAGCCACCAGGACTATGAGCGTGTGCAGGAGGAGGTGTCACGGCTGCACAGGGACAGTGACTCGTCCAAAGACGAGGTAAAGGAGGTGCTACAGGCGCTGGAGGAGCTTGCTGTCAACTATGACCACAAGAGCCAAGAGGTGGAGACCAAGAACCGCTGTAACGAACAGCTGAACGAGGAGCTTGCACACAAAACTGTAAGTCCACATGAAAAAACAAGGGTCAGGAGAGTAGGATGGTAGGATGTTAAAGTGTTAGGACGTTAGTGTAGTGTATTAGGATGCTAGGATGTCAGGATGTTTGTATGGTAGGATGGTAGGATTGGTAGGATGTTTGGTTGGTAGGATGGAAGGACATTAGGATGTTTGGATGGTAGGATGTTTGAATGGTAGGACGTTACGGTGGTAGGGTGGTAGTATGTTGGGATGGTAGAGTGTTGGGATGGTAGTATGTTAGGATGGTAGTATGTTGGGATGGTAGAGTGTTGGGATGGTAGGGTATTAGGATGGTAGTATGTTGGGATGGTTGAGTGTTTGGATGGTAGGACATTAGGATGGTAGAATGGTAGCACATTAGGATGGTATGATGTTTGGATGGTAGGATACTAAGATGTTTGGATGGTAGAACATTAGGATGGTAGAATATTTGGATGGTAGGATATTATGATAGTTGGATGTTTGGACATTAGGTTGGTAGTATGTTTGGATGGTAGATTGGTAGCACATTATAATGGTAGGATGTTTGGATGGTAGGATACTAAGATGTTTGGATGGTAGAACATTAGGATGGTAGAATGTTTGGATGGTAGGATGTTTGGACATTAGGATGGTAGGCTGTTTGGATGGTAGAATGGTAGCACATTAGGATGGTAGAATGTTTGGATGGTAGGATACTAAGATGTTTTGATGGTTGGACATTAGGATGGTAGTGTGTTTGGCTGGTAGTGTTAGGGTCAGCTGTGTATGTTTTGTAGAAATCAGCTCTTCTTCTTGTCTGTCTCCAGGTGAGTCTGGGGGCGGTTCAGAGGGAGTTGTCCACCCTGCAGGAGGTGAGTTCTCATCATAAGAAAAGGTCAACAGAGATCATCAGCCTGTTGCTCAGAGACCTCAGTGACATTGGCAGCGTCCTTGGCACCACAGACCTCAAAGCTGTAAGACTGAAAATCTTCTTTTACTGTTTACATGTCAGCCTGGTGGTGTTGACCCCTGAATGTTAATTGAACTTAGACGCTTTAATACAGCTTTTAATTAACCGTGGACACCCCTACAtcagtatctctctctgtccccagATGACGGAGACGAGTggagtgatggaggaggagTTCACCACAGCTCGTCTCTACATCAGTAAAATGAAGTCTGAGGTCAAATCTCTGGTGAACCGCAGCAAACAGCTGGAGGTCAGCCTAACGGAGAACTTCTGCAGGATGGAGGCCAACGAGAAAGAGCTGAACAGCTGCCAGCTGCTCGTCTCGCAGGTAACACATATCATTAcgatcattattatttaatgggttaattaaaagataataatatattaagGTAATATTAAACTGCGCAGACTATCTGTTTATATTAAAATACTTAGACACTATTAATATCAGTACTAATGCTAATTAATTATGTgtaattaatattgttattataatgtgtgtgattattattattattatagtgtgtgcttgttattgttaatattgttattattattattataaaatgtgtgctttttattataaatattattattatagtgtgtgcttgttattattattattgttattataaagcGTGTGcttgttattattgttagtgttattattataactatatGTGTGCTTGCTTCAGCTCCAGGCAAAGGTGATGTCTCTGACAGACGCCCTGCAGACGTTGGAGCAGAAGAAAAGGAAGCTGGAGGAGAGTCAGGACGCTCTGATGGAGGAGGCAGCCAAACTGCACGCTCAAGGTCAGCACATGTCACCATGGAGACAGGAAACAttgtctctgattggctgacggTCACACACAGTTCAACAGATTGCAAACCTGTGTTAAAAACtaacaactgtgtgtgtatgtgtgtatgtgtgtatatgtgtatatgtgtaaatatttgtgtatatatgtgtgtctatgttcAGGTCAGATGCAGCAGGTGACGGTGTTGGACAAAGAGAAGGAGCACCTCAGTCGGCTGCAGGATGCTGTTGAGATGAAGGTGAAAATCCCTCAATGTTTCTGATCGAGttattccaaaaaaaaagtTCTACAACAGAGAAAGTAGTTCTCACTAAGCACAGGACGAGAGAGAAATTTGTATGGAGATAAATCCGGGCCAAAggttttgatcatttgaaaaaagaaattatCCCTGTATGCCCCTATGTTACAAAAATGAGCCATTATCATAACATTTAGGATAATTTCCCAGAGTATCTTTAAGAAATAGCGAGCAGGTTGTCCTGGTCACCAAGcgatataaatatatgaatataatataatattttcttttttttttggggcttttcatgcctttatgatagagagaagtgtagattgtgaaagggggagagagaaggggaacgacatacagcaaatggcccaGGTCAGACTCAAACCacgggccgctgtggcaagcactcagcctttgtatatgggttgCCTGTGCTagcgggtgagctaccgggacgcccatAGTATTGTATTTTCAAGATCAAAACTTGAACTTTAggtttcaattttgtttttcaaatgatcaaaacttTTGGCCAGATTTAGCTCTATACATTTGACGCCAATCTCTTATATAGTTATGGATCTTTATTATTGTCCATAAATTCCATGAAAAGACTCAAACTAACGATAACATTTGTAATTTTAAAGaccttcattttaaattaagGTGCAAATGGTTAAATTAAGGGATTTTAATGGAATTACCTGCACAATTTAAAACGTTTTGAATTGaaaaactttaaatacattaagagatacaaaaataaatacatacattcatgtcATGTAATTTGGCcaattttaaagcttttaaccctgtgatttgtttaaaatatatatatttatagacaataactttaaaaagtgttgAACTTGTAGTCATGAATGTAAAGGAACTAATTGatgttaaaatgatttattaaagtaatattttgagGTGTTTGTTGTTCAGAGGACTGTGGAGGAGCAGATGGAGAATCACAGAGAAGTTCATCACAAACAGCTGAGCCGCCTCCGAGACGAGATCgagcagaaacagagagacgtGGACCGACTCAAAGAGTACAACAGccattgttatattattattactattgatTTAATCAAACATGTatgattaaatgtgttgttgtttgtgttgttattgttgttgttattgtttgtgttgttgtttgtttgtttcagtgtgCATCAGGCTGTGCAGCTGGAGAACAGGAAACTCCAGTCTGACTTTGACAAACTTAAAGCTGAGGATCACAACAAAGACCAGAAACTACAGAAACTGCTGTAAGTTTCTCCCTTCGGCTCCTCTGCTGATTTACACTTGAGTGTGTTTccatgcaaatgttttatgaaacaaaataaaaacaaaaagatgaaatatCTCTAAAAAGTGTTGCCTGTTGGCAGAGATGTAAaagttatatgtatatatatattgagtcGGGTTGTTTTATTTAACTCAACAGGTTCCTAAACGAGAAGAGAGAACAAGCTAAAGAGGACCTGAAGGGTTTGGAGGAGACGGTGGTACGTACTTCTACATTCATCATATCTGTATCTGAGATTATCAGAGATTATCAGATATTATTGAGAGATTATTGGGAGATAGTTGAGAGATTATTGAGAGAAAATTTGAGAGATTATAAAGAGATTATTGAGAGAATATTGAGAGATTATTGAGAGTTTATCAGTGATTGTGTTTCATCCAACAGGCCAAAGAGCTGCAGACGCTGAACAACCTCCGAAGAAATTTCATCCAGGACCTTGGCACTCGAGTCAAGAATgtaagaaaacaaagagaaaagaacaTGAATTAACTgataaattgtatatatatgtatatatacatacagttaggtccataaatatttggacattgacacaattttcataatcttgaatctgtacacgaccacaatggatttaaaattaaacaatcaatatgtgctttaagtgcagactttcagctttaatttgagggtatttacatccaaatcagatgaatggtggaggaattacaacacattttatacatggtgtcccctttttaagggaccaaaagtaattggacaattggctgttcagctgttccatggccaggtgtgtgttatttcctcgttagttcatttacaaggacCAGATAAAAGGtttagagttcatttcaagtgtgatatttgcttttggaatttgttgaggtcaactctcaatattaagtctaaagagctgtcactatcagtgaagcaagccatcgttaggctgaaacatcaaaacaaacccatcagagaaacagcaaaaacattaggtgtggccaaatcaactgtttggtacattcttaaaaagaaataacgcactggtgagctcagcaacaccaaaagatcttgaagaccatggaagacgactgtggtggatgacagaagaattcttttcctggtgaagaaaaagcccttcacaacagaTCAGATCAAGAACTCTCTCCAGGAGGTACagtgggtgtatctgtgtcaaagtaaacaatcaagagaagacttcaccagagtaaatacagagggttcaccacaccatgtaaaccattgatgagcctcaaaaacaggaagaccagattagagtttgctaaaacgcatctaaaaaagcctgtaaagttgtGGAAAAACATCCTGTGTACAGATGAgacaaaggatttgcaaccaaatattaaaagtgacaatttgatttatgattatgttactttgtccaattacttttggtcccttaaaaaggggataaaatgtgttgtaattcctccaccattcacctgatttggatgtaaataccctcaaattaaagctgaaagtctgcacttaaagtacatattgattgtttaatttcaaagccattgtggtggtgtacagagccaaaatgatgaaaattgtgtcaatgtccaaatatttatggacctaactgtatatataaaacaaaggACAGCCTGCAGGCGTCAGTGTGTGAGATCATTACTGCTGAGTCGGTGTATCCAACACTTTGGCTTTTAAACGATGTTGAGATGCTTGTCAGCAGTTTGTGAGAAGTTTAAGGGATGAGATGTTAGAAGTTTAGTGATGAACCTAAACGCAGCATTTCTTCTTTAAACAGAGTTTAGAGAGCGACAATGACGAGGCCGGCGGCAGCCTGGCTCAGAGGCAGAGGATCATCTTCTTAGAAAACAACCTGGAGCAGCTCAGCAAGGTCCATAAACAGGTAGGTGATCACACCTATCCTCACTAGGGAAATGGTCAACAGTAGCTCAGTCcgagggacttggcttgggaactgGTGGGTCGCCGGTTTAAGTCCCCGTATGGAGTTGGACTGGTACCTGAGAGGTGCCAGTTCTCCCTCTTGAGTAAGGCACCGTCCTCCACACTGCTCCCCCGGCGCTatatagtagctgcccactgctcctcaTACGCAGATGGGTTACAGGCAGAGTCTAAACTTTACTGTGTGACAATAAAAAGAGGATCaaaatctttcattttctttccaaaGAAAAAGTGTCTGCTTGTTGTTATTAGCAGCTGGTTGATGGAGATAAGGTAAaaaccatatatatattattacagcattgcagaagaagaaacctgGATGTAAATCCTTAATTTGCATTAGTTGAATGTATTAATGAAACCctttttaacacttttaacaTTCTTGGTAGTTTTAAACTATTAACTATATTTGaagcggatgaaggattttagtcctcggacgtctggatcttaaattctcagagaaacaagctgagcaaatgttagcGGCAGCTGAACAGTGTGCAGGGGAAACTCTGCTTTTTAACCTAGGGGTCGAGTGCATTAGCTGTAGCCACATACTGCAGGCTACACCCAGGCTGGGAGACACGGGCCTAGCAGCAGGTTAGCCGGTGGGCACGGACAATGCACTGTGACGGGCAGCCTCTGTGTTAGCGATAAACCACAGGAACAACCTTGAGCCACAGAGAGCAGGCAGGATAGTCAGCAAAACAACCTTGGTCAGGCATGTGTAACAAGGCACGCCAGTTCAAAGTATCCAGCTGCAGAGAGCACAAAGGAGACCTGCCAGTCCCACACAGGTAAGATCCTTACCGGCAAAGTTATCTCCAGACGATCAACTGATGTTCTTACAAAAAAATGAGCAGCATttagagatgcttcagcagcaaCAAGTTACAGcgaggaaaaacaaacagaacacagtGGAGGCGCGGCAGCAATTTGCCAGCGGTCCCTCCGCCGTGCGACCGCGAAAGACGGATTACCAGATTACAGAGACCCCTAGCGGCAGAAACATTTCTGCAAAAGTAGTTTGTCgagcagataataataataagctttatttgtatagcacctttcatacaagaattgcagcccaaagtgcttcacagcaaaaacataacaattagtacaagattaaacagaataagagcatttacagtacaataatcacagtgttgatgtaaatgagtgtgaagtagcattaaaaattgaattaaaatagtataaaatagcaaaattaaaatagtataaaataacattggagatcatgcctcgtttccgtatctgtgccgtacttaacgaccctcctgccgggaaaccacattcttcacaccattcttgtaaatgttttaaactatcagggccatattttgaaagcatgagatcaacaatgggcccctgttgcctttcaactggtttactccctttgctacccattcttggtagtcttccTGTTTCATAAataaaccccagtttgttaagttttattaaATCTAAAGCCATTTTTTCTCCAATAATTTTACACacttatcagagaaacttcctctttttcccgtggtggTCTATTTGATCTCATGCTTTTCAAGAATACAcactctaaccctaaccctttacacattcaatgttaaaccagttatagcaaaaatgaacagtacagaatgaaatcatttaaattagttttaaagtggcatagagtagcagcattaatcttttaaataaaatatcaccattaaaaggctaaagtaaagagattataattaaaatagtctttacagaataaaagcatttattaaaatatatattaaaaggctAATCGTAAAAACATAACAggtttaataaaagcatttaaatgagtttaaagtggcgtAAAGCAttataaattgtataaaatatcaccattaaaaggttaaagtgaagagatatgttttaGCTTACTTTTCAAGAGAGCTTgtctccctaatgtctgcaggtaaagtgttccataactttggtgcataattgcaaaaggctacatccccaattttcttttggatgtttctgggaacatttaataaaccagtagtagATGATCGCagtgttcttgggggcacatagtttattagagagttggcagtgtaacttggtgcggttccgtttagggctttgtatacaagaaggaggaccttaaaatcaattctaaaagttattttgttacaggacctactagtaggatttcagttttgttctcatttcattttaagaaattattgctcatccatttatttatttctgacagacaggtggtgatggagttaatagctgaagcatcatttggttcagcagagatgtacagttgtgtgtcatccgcgtagctatggaagcacacattgtgttctctaatgatgtcccccagtggtagcatgtatagggagaacagtaatggaccgtggcagctcccttgtggaactccaaagtgggcatcatgcttctctgacacatgatctccaagtctgacaaaatactttctccctttgatgtcatggtcgatcgtgtcaaatgctgcgcttaggtctagcaggataagaattgagaccttgtttgtatcagaatTTAGTCTGAGgttactaattattttagtcagagcagtttcggtgctgtagcatgctctgaagcctgattgaaattcctccaggatgttgttttctttaagaaaggagtttatttggactgagactattttttctagtattttgctgatgaatggaaggttagatattggcctatagttggtcagcgtattactgggTCAGGGTtttacaacggctgttttgaaggagtctgggaagatgcccgttagaagagacgtgtttataatatttaggacgtgacttgaaatgctgtcgaatatacgcttaaagaatgctgtaggtatcgggtcaacacaagaggttacattccatcacagttttatgaagctcagttaatgtgatgcaggtgaatgttcccatggttacatcacaatatttgcagatgttctctgtgtctgcatcatgaGTGATgttggctctgattgaagttattttattcttgaggaacaatgcgagttcttcacactttgatgcagaggactgcggaggggtgggggcagtgacCAAGTGGCaattggttaatagtcgagaatagtattctagaatttccaacgttctctgtgataatcttagaaaagtaatcctttcttgccagctgcattgctttaccataggcagccatggattctttgtagatattgtagttaactgtgagcttagttttcctccaccttcgttcagctgctctacaagtcctcttagtctgagtaacattgctgttgtttaaccatggggagagtCTGTCAGTcgatttctttttgacctttaatggagcaacagtatccagggtgtatgacaaggtgttgtttagattttcaaccatgagatttaaggaacagtctgagcatggctcaattgatctcatgatgttagagaatgtttcctct encodes:
- the LOC115004848 gene encoding LOW QUALITY PROTEIN: kinesin heavy chain-like (The sequence of the model RefSeq protein was modified relative to this genomic sequence to represent the inferred CDS: inserted 1 base in 1 codon); the protein is MMDAAECGVCGVKVMCRFRPLNDAERSRGDKYIXEFNGEDSVVVAGKPYVFDRVLAPNTEQVQVYDTCARQIVKDVLGGYNGTIFAYGQTSSGKTHTMEGNLHDPCLMGIIPRIARDIFDHIYSMDENLEFHIKVSYFEIYLDKIRDLLDVSKTNLAVHEDKNRVPFVKGCTERFVSSPNEVMDVVDEGKANRHVAVTNMNEHSSRSHSIFQINIKQENVETELKLSGKLYLVDLAGSEKVSKTGAEGAVLDEAKNINKSLSALGNVIAALSEGTKTHVPYRDSKMTRILQDSLGGNCRTTIIICCSPSVYNEAETKSTLMFGQRAKTIKNTVSVNLELTAEEWKKKYEKEKEKSRSLNIMIQKLENELKRWRKGESVPVGEQLSSRNTKSSSETTAVIDSLAPPPVPLSDEQKTQYETLITDLYQQLDDKDDEINHHSQTAEKLKQQLIDQDELLLSSHQDYERVQEEVSRLHRDSDSSKDEVKEVLQALEELAVNYDHKSQEVETKNRCNEQLNEELAHKTVSLGAVQRELSTLQEVSSHHKKRSTEIISLLLRDLSDIGSVLGTTDLKAMTETSGVMEEEFTTARLYISKMKSEVKSLVNRSKQLEVSLTENFCRMEANEKELNSCQLLVSQLQAKVMSLTDALQTLEQKKRKLEESQDALMEEAAKLHAQGQMQQVTVLDKEKEHLSRLQDAVEMKRTVEEQMENHREVHHKQLSRLRDEIEQKQRDVDRLKDVHQAVQLENRKLQSDFDKLKAEDHNKDQKLQKLLFLNEKREQAKEDLKGLEETVAKELQTLNNLRRNFIQDLGTRVKNSLESDNDEAGGSLAQRQRIIFLENNLEQLSKVHKQLVRDNADLRCELPKLEKRLRATAERVKALEAALRDAKGSAVRDRKRYQQEVDRIKEAVLSKNVSRRGHSAQIAKPIRAGHQHSSSPSIRPTVRGGGAAASSPRHHSPRQQQPHHSHSK